Proteins encoded together in one Bacillota bacterium window:
- a CDS encoding protein prkA, with protein MRFLHHLEEYRAARRKLEWQGTFRDYLEVVRRRPWVCQLSHSRIFRMVMAAGVEKVEGVKQYKFFARELFGLDETLEKLVDEYLHPAARRLDVRHRILLLMGPVSGGKSTLVTLLKRGLEEYSRTEEGAVYAIKGCPMHEEPLHLIPAAVRDAFAREYNLHIEGELCPACRLRVGTEYGGRIEEVPVERIFLSEERRVGIGTFAPSDPKSQDIAELTGSIDFSTIAEYGAESDPRAYRFDGELNIANRGLMEFQEMLKCDEKFLWNLLSLSQEGNFKAGRYSLISADEMIAAHTNESEYRAFVANRKNEALVSRLLVMRIPYNLRVSEEVRIYRKLIGQSDLSDVHLAPYALRAAAVFSVLSRLRESRKPGLDLVKKMRLYDGEEVEGFGRRDLAELRSEHPDEGMTGVDPRYVVNRLSSALIRSETGCLNALEVLRALREGLDQHPSIGREERERLLNFIVTARQEYDEFARREVQRAFTHSYEDSARVLCENYLDNVDAFCCRAAVHDPVTGEELEPDEKLMRSIEEQIGITENAKKAFREEILIRISAVSRKGERFDFTRHPRLREAIEKKLFADLKDVIKITTSTRNPDPLQVQRMEDVRNRLTADRGFCPVCAAELLRYVGSLLNR; from the coding sequence ATGCGTTTTCTCCACCACCTGGAAGAGTATCGTGCGGCCAGGAGAAAGCTCGAGTGGCAGGGGACCTTCAGGGACTACCTGGAGGTGGTGCGCCGCCGGCCTTGGGTTTGCCAGCTCAGTCACTCCCGGATCTTCCGGATGGTCATGGCGGCCGGGGTGGAGAAAGTAGAAGGTGTAAAACAATACAAGTTTTTTGCCCGGGAACTGTTCGGGCTGGACGAGACCCTGGAAAAGCTGGTGGACGAATACCTGCACCCGGCGGCCCGCCGCCTGGATGTGCGCCACCGCATCCTGCTCCTGATGGGTCCGGTGAGCGGCGGCAAGTCCACGCTGGTCACGCTCTTGAAGCGGGGCCTGGAGGAGTACAGCCGCACGGAAGAGGGCGCGGTGTACGCGATCAAGGGCTGCCCGATGCACGAGGAACCCCTGCACCTGATCCCGGCCGCGGTCCGGGACGCCTTCGCCCGGGAATACAACCTGCACATCGAGGGGGAATTGTGCCCGGCCTGCCGCTTGCGGGTGGGAACGGAGTACGGCGGCCGGATCGAGGAGGTCCCGGTCGAGCGCATCTTTTTGTCCGAGGAACGGCGGGTGGGGATCGGCACCTTCGCCCCCTCGGACCCTAAATCCCAGGACATCGCCGAGTTGACCGGGAGCATCGATTTCTCGACCATCGCCGAGTACGGGGCCGAGTCCGACCCCCGGGCGTACCGGTTTGACGGGGAACTGAACATCGCCAACCGGGGCCTGATGGAGTTCCAAGAGATGCTCAAGTGCGACGAGAAATTCCTTTGGAACCTCTTGAGCCTCTCCCAGGAGGGAAACTTCAAGGCCGGGAGGTACTCCCTGATCAGCGCGGACGAGATGATCGCCGCCCATACGAACGAGTCCGAGTACCGGGCCTTTGTCGCCAACCGGAAGAACGAGGCCCTGGTGTCCCGCCTGCTGGTGATGCGGATTCCCTACAACCTCCGTGTTTCCGAAGAGGTCCGGATTTACCGGAAGCTGATCGGCCAGAGCGATCTTAGTGATGTGCACCTGGCCCCGTACGCCCTGCGGGCGGCGGCCGTCTTCTCGGTGCTCTCCCGGCTTCGGGAGTCGCGGAAACCGGGGCTGGACCTGGTGAAAAAGATGCGCTTGTACGACGGGGAGGAGGTCGAGGGCTTCGGCCGCCGGGACCTGGCTGAACTCCGGAGTGAGCATCCGGACGAGGGGATGACCGGGGTCGACCCCCGCTACGTGGTCAACCGGCTGTCGTCCGCGCTGATCCGGAGCGAGACCGGGTGCCTCAACGCGCTGGAGGTGCTGCGGGCGCTGCGCGAGGGACTGGACCAGCACCCGTCCATCGGGCGGGAGGAACGGGAACGTTTGCTGAACTTCATCGTCACCGCCCGTCAGGAATACGATGAGTTCGCCCGGCGCGAGGTGCAGCGCGCTTTTACCCACTCCTACGAGGATTCGGCCCGGGTCCTATGCGAGAATTACCTGGACAACGTGGACGCCTTCTGCTGCCGGGCGGCGGTTCATGACCCCGTGACCGGCGAGGAACTGGAACCGGATGAAAAGCTCATGCGTTCCATCGAAGAACAGATCGGAATTACGGAAAACGCGAAGAAAGCCTTCCGCGAAGAGATCCTGATCCGCATCTCGGCCGTTTCCAGGAAGGGCGAGCGGTTTGACTTTACCCGCCACCCGCGGCTGCGGGAAGCGATCGAGAAGAAGCTCTTCGCCGACCTGAAGGACGTGATCAAAATCACCACCTCCACCCGCAACCCCGATCCCTTGCAAGTCCAGAGAATGGAAGATGTCCGGAACCGGTTGACGGCCGACCGCGGGTTCTGCCCGGTCTGCGCGGCGGAGCTCTTGCGCTACGTCGGCAGTCTGCTAAACCGGTAG